The Nicotiana tabacum plastid, complete genome DNA window ACGATACTTCTTTATCTTTTGAGTTGTTCTGCCGGATCGGTCGCTCAAGATCTTTGGTCTTTATCCGGACCCGATGAAAAAAATGGGATCACTTCTTATGGACTCGTTGAGAATGATTCTGATCTAGTTCATGGCCTATTAGAAGTAGAAGGCGCTCTGGTGGGATCTTCACGGACAGAAAAAGATTGCAGTCAGTTTGATAATGATCGAGTGACATTGCTTCTTCGGCCCGAACCGAGGAATCCCTTAGATATGATGCAAAACGGCTCTTGTTCTATCCTTGATCAGAGATTTCTCTATGAAAAATATGAATCGGAGTTTGAAGAAGGGGAGGGAGAAGGAGCCCTTGACCCGCAGGAGGATTTATTCAATCACATAGTTTGGGCTCCTAGAATATGGCGCCCTTGGGGCTTTCTATTTGATTGTATCGAAAGGCCCAATGAATTGGGATTTCCCTATTGGTCCAGGTCATTTCGGGGCAAGCGGATCATTTATGATGAAGAGGATGAGCTTCAAGAGAATGATTCGGAGTTCTTGCAGAGTGGAACCATGCAGTACCAGACACGAGATAGATCTTCCAAAGAACAAGGCCTTTTTCGAATAAGCCAATTCATTTGGGACCCTGCAGATCCACTCTTTTTCCTATTCAAAGATCAGCCCCCTGGCTCTGTGTTTTCACATCGAGAATTATTTGCAGATGAAGAGATGTCAAAGGGGCTTCTTACTTCCCAAACAGACCCTCCTACATCTATATATAAACGCTGGTTTATCAAGAATACGCAAGAAAAGCACTTCGAATTGTTGATTAATCGTCAGAGATGGCTTAGAACCAACAGTTCATTATCTAATGGATCTTTCCGTTCTAATACTCTATCCGAGAGTTATCAGTATTTATCAAATCTGTTCCTATCTAACGGAACGCTATTGGATCAAATGACAAAGACATTGTTGAGAAAAAGATGGCTTTTCCCGGATGAAATGAAAATTGGATTCATGTAACAGGAGAAAGATTTCCCATTCCTTAGCCGGAAAGATATGTGGCCATGAAAGAGGGATTAAGTGGAACAGAATTGACTGGGTGGTAGAGTCGTGGAAACGCTTGTTTCTTCCATATTTTGGACCTTAGCTCCATGGAAGAATATGTTACTGCTGAAACACGGAAGAATTGAAATCTTAGATCAAAACACTATGTATGGATGGTATGAACTGCCTAAACAAGAATTCTTGAACAGCAAACAACCAGTTCAGATATTCACGACCAAGAAGTACTGGATTCTCTTTCGGATAGGCCCTGAAAGGAGAAGGAAGGCTGGAATGCCAACAGGCGTCTATTATATTGAATTTACCCGATAGTCCCCATTTTGGGAACGTCCAGTGCCAAAGTCACTGAATGGGTAAGTCGCCAATCCCTGGACTATGTAATGTACTTTATCTGCTGGGTTACGGGCGGGCATTTTACCAGAGGTTTCTAATCTACCCTTGTGTGATTCCTGTTGAAGCATATACTCGGGGGGTGGGTGCAGGGCGGACGATTTTAAAGCGGACTCCCCATTCATTAGATAGAGAAGATCACCAAGATTTCGCGATCCGCTGCCGAATTTATTCCAATTCCAAGAGCTCGGATCGAATCGGTATATCAATACCGATTCGATCCGAGCTCTCTTATTGAGAATGCTCATTCAATGAGCATTCTCAATATTATGCCTTGAAGAGGACTCGAACCTCCACGCTATTTAGCACGAGATTTTGAGTCTCGCGTGTCTACCATTTCACCACCAAGGCATCTTGAAAGTGAATCGTATTCCATGAATATGATATCTATCTAGTGTGATGTATGGAATATATGACAAAGGTGGATCTATTGATCGGTCATGTCATATAGGCCCGAGTTGGACATCCAATTGCTTCGATTTGAATTATCCGGAGAATGCAATGCCTGATATATATCAAAAAGATGGACAATCAAACCTATTTCTCGATTCACTCAAAGAGGTGAATAGGGTCCCAATAGAGATATGTAAAAAGCAGGTCCGATTACGCGTATTCCTAATCCTAAATGGAATGTAATGATGTAGGAATCCATATGTAAACATAGTATCTATTTAGATAGGCCCGAATGACCCCTTCTCATAATGAGAATGTATATAACCCTATTCCGGCCTGGTCCGGTATGGAATGAACTTATAATCATGGAATCGACTCGATCATCAGATTATAAGTTCATAACCCTAGCCCATTCCCATTTTGGGCGGAACAGATCTACTAATTCTTTGATTCCAGTTAGTAAGAGGGATCTTGAACTAAGAAATAGACCCTAGAAGCTAAAAAAGGCTATCCTGAGCAATTGCAATAATTGGGTTCATTGATATTCCTGGTATAGTAGATGCTATCACACATACAATCATACTCAATTCGATGGAATTGTTTGATCTTAAAGGGGATCTTCTATAATTTCGCACGTGAGGGGTTATTTCTTGGTTTCGTCCAGTCATTAATAACTTTATTATTTTTAGATAATAGTAGATAGAAACAACGCTTGTAAGGAGTCCTATTAAAACCAAGAAATATAGGCCTGCCTGCCATCCACACCAGAATAAATAGAGTTTTCCGAAAAAACCTGCTAGTGGAGGAAGACCTCCTAGGGATAAGAGACATAGGGCTAAAGAGAGAGCCAAAAAAGGATCTTTTGTGTATAATCCTGCATAATCTCGAATGTTATCAGTTCCGGTACGTAGACCAAATAATACAATGCAAGCAAAAGTTCCTAGATTCATGGAGATATAGAACAGCATATAAGTTATCATGCTTGCATATCCATCATTTGAGTCTCCAACAATTATTCCAATAATTACATATCCGATTTGGCCTATGGACGAATATGCAAGCATACGTTTCATGCTTGTTTGAGTAATAGCAATGAGATTTCCCAATATCATGCTAAGAATAGCTAGGATTTCCAGAAGAAGATGCCATTCGTTTGATGAGAAATAAAAAGGAATATCGAAAATTCGAGTGGCTGAAGCTGAAGCAGCTACTTTCGAAGTAACAGAAAGAAAAGCAACGACTGGAGTGGGAGAGTCAGAGTCGAAAAGAGGATTCCTCACTTCTTTCTCTCATTCAAAACCGTGCATGAGACTTTCATCTCACACGGCTCCTAAGTGATAAAAGAAAGAAGAACCCATTTTCTTTCTTTTTTGATTACCTTCCTCGCGTATGTATAAGACCGAATCCATTCGATTTCTAAAAAGGATTACTAATCCTTAACTTTTCGAGGAATCCTTCATCAGTGGTTGTGAATGACTGATTTTTTCAATCTTTTCGACCTTGGTTTCGTAGGAGCAAGTCAGAAAGATTGAGAAATAGAACCATCTGATTTAATTCGTTCTCAATAGCCACGAGATGATCATCTTAGGGTGATCCTTTTGTCGACGGATGCTCTTATTACACTCGTAGTCTCTGAAGGATGAGAACCAACTATGTAGCATCTACATCGAGAATTCAAGTATTGTATACGTCATTAGTCCGATCCTTTGTAGGAACTACCCGTAATAACGAACTTGCAAAATGGATCTGTTTATCATAAAGAGATTCGTCGTTCCTGACCCTGCTTCACCTTAATTGTTATTTGAACAAGTAAAAGTTCTGTCTTGGTCCGAGTGGGGATAGCATTTCTCTTCTGCATGTCCATGGAGTTTTGAAAAATCCAAACATCTCAGAGATAGATAGAGAGGTAGGAATTTCTCGAACGAACCGCACTCCTTCGTATACGTCAGGAGTCCATTGATGAGAAGGGGCTGGGGAAAGCTTGAACCCAATTCCTACGGTAATGAATATGAGCGCAATTGAAATTCCTGGGGAGTTATACATTTGTGTATTGATAAGACCGTTTACTATTTCTTGAAGCTCAATCTCTCCCCCGGATGAACCATATAGCCAAGAGAAACCATGAACCAGAATAGAAGAGCTTGCCCCACCCATGAGTAAATATTTCATAGTAGCCTCATTAGACCGTACATCTTTCTTGGTATATCCAGATAATAGGTAGGAGCATAAACTGAAACATTCTGGGGCTACAAAGATAGTTATTAAATCGTTAGCACCGCATAAAAACATTCCCCCTAGAGTAGCTGTTAATACGAATAAGAGAAACTCTGTTATAGCCATTTCTGTACATTCAATGTACTCTACGGATAGAGGAATACATAGAGTTGAACATAGTAAAATAAGAAATTGAAAGATTTCGTTGAAATTGTTCGTTTGGAAATTTCCCGAAAAGCTAATCATAGGTTCTTCTCTCCATCGGAACAATAGGGCCGTTATGCTCATTACTAAACTTGTTGAAGAGATGAAATATAACCAAGGTATATCTTTTTGATCAGAGGTTGAATCGATCATCAGAAGAAGAATTAGGCCAAAAATTAGGATACATTCTGGGAAAATCAAACTTCCATCGAAGAGAAGCAAATGAAAGGCTTTCATAAAAATTCTCGTAGAATCGAGAATGAAGTTTTCATTCTGTACATGCCAGATCATGAATTAGTAACTGCTTCCAATTTCCAAAAAAAATCCCAATTGTGTCGAACTTTCCATTTTTGGAATAGTTACGGAATCTCCATGAATAGGATCAAACCTTATTCCATGGTATTTACATGAGGTTCCTCTTTAAGAAAGTCCCCGAGAGGGCTTAGTTGATCCATGATTTATGTTTCATCTTTCCTTTTCGTTTGTTTCGAGAAATCTATCGATCAATTCCGATTCTTTCTTTTTCTCTTGATTCTTTTCCGATCGAGATGTATAGATCCTGTTCATGGATTAACGAAAATGTGCAAAAGCTCTATTTGCCTCTGCCATTCTATGAGTCTCTTCCTTTTTGCGTATGGCATCGCCACTCCCTTTGGCAGCATCCACTAATTCGGAACTTAATTTGAAAGCCATATTTCGACCCGGACGTTTTCGGGATGCCGCTAATAACCAACGAATGGCAAGTGCTTTTCCTTGTGTGGATCCTATTTCAATGGGAACTTGATGAGTCGATCCACCTACACGTCTTGCTTTTACTGTTATATCGGGAGTTACTCCACGTATTGCTTGACGTAAAACGGATAGTGGATTTGTTTCTGTCTTTTGTTGAATCTTTTTCACGGCTCGATAGATAATTTGATAAGCCAATGATTTTTTTCCGTGTTTCAGAATACGGTTAACCAACATGTTAACTAATCGATTACGATAAATTGGATCGGATTTTGCTGTTTTTTTTTCTGCAGTACCTCGACGTGACATGAGCGTGAAAGGGGTTCAAGAATCAGTTTTCTTTTTATAAGGGCTAAAATCACTTATTTTGGCTTTTTTACCCCATATTGTAGGGTGGATCTCGAAAGATATGAAAGATCTCCCTCCAAGCCGTACATACGACTTTCATCGAATACGGCTTTCCGCAGAATTCTATATGTATCTATGAGATCGAGTATGGAATTCTGTTTACTCACTTTAAATTGAGTATCCGTTTCCCTCCCTTTCCTGCTAGGATTGGAAATCCTGTATTTTACATATCCATACGATTGAGTCCTTGGGTTTCCGAAATAGTGTAAAAAGAAGTGCTTCGAATCATTGCTATTTGACTCGGACCTGTTCTAAAAAAGTCGAGGTATTTCGAATTGTTTGTTGACACGGACAAAGTCAGGGAAAACCTCTGAAATTATTTCAATATTGAACCTTGGACATATAAGAGTTCCGAATCGAATCTCTTTAGAAAGAAGATCTTTTGTCTCATGGTAGCCTGCTCCAGTCCCCTTACGAAACTTTCGTTATTGGGTTAGCCATACACTTCACATGTTTCTAGCGATTCACATGGCATCATCAAATGATACAAGTCTTGGATAAGAATCTACAACGCACTAGAACGCCCTTGTTGACGATCCTTTACTCCGACAGCATCTAGGGTTCCTCGAACAATGTGATATCTCACACCGGGTAAATCCTTAACCCTTCCCCCTCTTACTAAGACTACAGAATGTTCTTGTAAATTATGGCCAATACCGGGTATATAAGCAGTGATTTCAAATCCAGAGGTTAATCGTACTCTGGCAACTTTACGTAAGGCAGAGTTTGGTTTTTTTGGGGTGATAGTGGAAAAGTTGACAGATAAGTCACCCTTACTGCCACTCTACAGAACCGTACATGAGATTTTCACCTCATACGGCTCCTCGTTCAATTCTTTCGAATTCATTGGATCCTTTCCGCGTTCGAGAATCCCCCCCTTCTTCCACTCCGCCCCGAAGAGTAACTAGGACCAATTTAGTCACGTTTTCATGTTCCAATTGAACACTGTCCATTTTTGATTATTCTCAAAGGATAAGATTATTCTCTTTACCAAACATATGCGGATCCAATCACGATCTTATATATAAGAAGAACAAAAGATCTTTCTTGATCAATCCCTTTGCCCCTCATTCTTCAAGAATAAGGAAGATCCTTTTCAAGTTTGAATTTGTTCATTTGGAATCTGGGTTCTTCTACTTCATATTTATTTAATATGAATATTTTCCCTCTCTTTTTTTTATATCATTCCTTAAGTCCCATAGGTTTGATCCTGTAGAATTTGACCCATTTTCTCATTGAACGAAAGGTACGAAATAAATCAGATTGATAAAAGTACCATGTGAAATCTTCGGTTTTTCCCCTTCCTCGATCCCTATCCCATAGGTTAGGTACAGTGTTTGAATCAATAGAGAACCTTTTCTTCTGTATGAATCGATATTATTCCATTCCAAATCCTTCCCGATACCTCCCAAGGAAAATCTCGAATTTGGATCCCAAATTGACGGGTTAGTGTGAGCTTATCCATGCGGTTATGCACTCTTTGAATAGGAATCCGTTTTCTGAAAGATCCTGGCTTTCGTACTTTGGTGGGTCTCCGAGATCCTTTCGATGACCTATGTTGAAGGGATATCTATCTAATCCGATCGATTGCGTAAAGCCCGCGGTAGCAACGGAACCGGGGAAAGTATACAGAAAAGACAGTTCTTTTCTATTATATTAGTATTTTCTATTATATTAGATATATTAGACTATTATATTAGATTAGTATTAGTTAGTGATCCCGACTTAGTGAGTCTGATGAATTGTTGGCACCAGTCCTACATTTTGTCTCTGTGGACCGAGGAGAAAAGGGGCTCGGCGGGAAGAGGAGTGTACCATGAGAGAAGCAAGGAGGTCAACCTCTTTCAAATATACAACATGGATTCTGGCAATGTAGTTGGACTCTCATGTCGATCCGAATGAATCATCCTTTCCACGGAGGTAAATCTTTGCCTGCTAGGCAAGAGGATAGCAAGTTCCAAATTCTGTCTCGGTAGGACATGTATTTCTATTACTATGAAATTCATAAATGAAGTAGTTAATGGTAGGGTTACCATTATCCTTTTTGTAGTGACGAATCTTGTATGTGTTCCTAAGAAAAGGAATTTGTCCATTTTTCGGGGTCTCAAAGGGGCGTGGAAACGCATAAGAACTCTTGAATGGAAAAGAGATGTAACTCCAGTTCCTTCGGAATCGGTAGTCAATCCTATTTCCGATAGGGGCAGTTGACAATTGAATCCGATTTTGACCATTATTTTCATATCCGTAATAGTGCGAAAAGAAGGCCCGGCTCCAAGTTGTTCAAGAATAGTGGCGTTGAGTTTCTCGACCCTTTGACTTAGGATTAGTCAGTTCTATTTCTCGATGGGGCGGGGAAGGGATATAACTCAGCGGTAGAGTGTCACCTTGACGTGGTGGAAGTCATCAGTTCGAGCCTGATTATCCCTAAGCCCAATGTGAGTTTTTCTAGTTGGATTTGCTCCCCCGCCGTCGTTCAATGAGAATGGATAAGAGGCTCGTGGGATTGACGTGAGGGGGCAGGGATGGCTATATTTCTGGGAGCGAACTCCGGGCGAATATGAAGCGCATGGATACAAGTTATGCCTTGGAATGAAAGACAATTCCGAATCCGCTTTGTCTACGAACAAGGAAGCTATAAGTAATGCAACTATGAATCTCATGGAGAGTTCGATCCTGGCTCAGGATGAACGCTGGCGGCATGCTTAACACATGCAAGTCGGACGGGAAGTGGTGTTTCCAGTGGCGGACGGGTGAGTAACGCGTAAGAACCTGCCCTTGGGAGGGGAACAACAGCTGGAAACGGCTGCTAATACCCCGTAGGCTGAGGAGCAAAAGGAGGAATCCGCCCGAGGAGGGGCTCGCGTCTGATTAGCTAGTTGGTGAGGCAATAGCTTACCAAGGCGATGATCAGTAGCTGGTCCGAGAGGATGATCAGCCACACTGGGACTGAGACACGGCCCAGACTCCTACGGGAGGCAGCAGTGGGGAATTTTCCGCAATGGGCGAAAGCCTGACGGAGCAATGCCGCGTGGAGGTAGAAGGCCCACGGGTCGTGAACTTCTTTTCCCGGAGAAGAAGCAATGACGGTATCTGGGGAATAAGCATCGGCTAACTCTGTGCCAGCAGCCGCGGTAATACAGAGGATGCAAGCGTTATCCGGAATGATTGGGCGTAAAGCGTCTGTAGGTGGCTTTTTAAGTCCGCCGTCAAATCCCAGGGCTCAACCCTGGACAGGCGGTGGAAACTACCAAGCTGGAGTACGGTAGGGGCAGAGGGAATTTCCGGTGGAGCGGTGAAATGCGTAGAGATCGGAAAGAACACCAACGGCGAAAGCACTCTGCTGGGCCGACACTGACACTGAGAGACGAAAGCTAGGGGAGCGAATGGGATTAGATACCCCAGTAGTCCTAGCCGTAAACGATGGATACTAGGCGCTGTGCGTATCGACCCGTGCAGTGCTGTAGCTAACGCGTTAAGTATCCCGCCTGGGGAGTACGTTCGCAAGAATGAAACTCAAAGGAATTGACGGGGGCCCGCACAAGCGGTGGAGCATGTGGTTTAATTCGATGCAAAGCGAAGAACCTTACCAGGGCTTGACATGCCGCGAATCCTCTTGAAAGAGAGGGGTGCCTTCGGGAACGCGGACACAGGTGGTGCATGGCTGTCGTCAGCTCGTGCCGTAAGGTGTTGGGTTAAGTCCCGCAACGAGCGCAACCCTCGTGTTTAGTTGCCATCGTTGAGTTTGGAACCCTGAACAGACTGCCGGTGATAAGCCGGAGGAAGGTGAGGATGACGTCAAGTCATCATGCCCCTTATGCCCTGGGCGACACACGTGCTACAATGGCCGGGACAAAGGGTCGCGATCCCGCGAGGGTGAGCTAACCCCAAAAACCCGTCCTCAGTTCGGATTGCAGGCTGCAACTCGCCTGCATGAAGCCGGAATCGCTAGTAATCGCCGGTCAGCCATACGGCGGTGAATTCGTTCCCGGGCCTTGTACACACCGCCCGTCACACTATGGGAGCTGGCCATGCCCGAAGTCGTTACCTTAACCGCAAGGAGGGGGATGCCGAAGGCAGGGCTAGTGACTGGAGTGAAGTCGTAACAAGGTAGCCGTACTGGAAGGTGCGGCTGGATCACCTCCTTTTCAGGGAGAGCTAATGCTTGTTGGGTATTTTGGTTTGACACTGCTTCACACCCCCAAAAAAAAGAAGGGAGCTACGTCTGAGTTAAACTTGGAGATGGAAGTCTTCTTTCCTTTCTCGACGGTGAAGTAAGACCAAGCTCATGAGCTTATTATCCTAGGTCGGAACAAGTTGATAGGACCCCCTTTTTTACGTCCCCATGTTCCCCCCGTGTGGCGACATGGGGGCGAAAAAAGGAAAGAGAGGGATGGGGTTTCTCTCGCTTTTGGCATAGCGGGCCCCCAGTGGGAGGCTCGCACGACGGGCTATTAGCTCAGTGGTAGAGCGCGCCCCTGATAATTGCGTCGTTGTGCCTGGGCTGTGAGGGCTCTCAGCCACATGGATAGTTCAATGTGCTCATCGGCGCCTGACCCTGAGATGTGGATCATCCAAGGCACATTAGCATGGCGTACTCCTCCTGTTCGAACCGGGGTTTGAAACCAAACTCCTCCTCAGGAGGATAGATGGGGCGATTCGGGTGAGATCCAATGTAGATCCAACTTTCGATTCACTCGTGGGATCCGGGCGGTCCGGGGGGGACCACCACGGCTCCTCTCTTCTCGAGAATCCATACATCCCTTATCAGTGTATGGACAGCTATCTCTCGAGCACAGGTTTAGCAATGGGAAAATAAAATGGAGCACCTAACAACGCATCTTCACAGACCAAGAACTACGAGATCGCCCCTTTCATTCTGGGGTGACGGAGGGATCGTACCATTCGAGCCGTTTTTTTCTTGACTCGAAATGGGAGCAGGTTTGAAAAAGGATCTTAGAGTGTCTAGGGTTGGGCCAGGAGGGTCTCTTAACGCCTTCTTTTTTCTTCTCATCGGAGTTATTTCACAAAGACTTGCCAGGGTAAGGAAGAAGGGGGGAACAAGCACACTTGGAGAGCGCAGTACAACGGAGAGTTGTATGCTGCGTTCGGGAAGG harbors:
- a CDS encoding hypothetical protein (ORF79); translated protein: MMYGIYDKGGSIDRSCHIGPSWTSNCFDLNYPENAMPDIYQKDGQSNLFLDSLKEVNRVPIEICKKQVRLRVFLILNGM
- the ndhB gene encoding NADH dehydrogenase subunit 2, with the protein product MIWHVQNENFILDSTRIFMKAFHLLLFDGSLIFPECILIFGLILLLMIDSTSDQKDIPWLYFISSTSLVMSITALLFRWREEPMISFSGNFQTNNFNEIFQFLILLCSTLCIPLSVEYIECTEMAITEFLLFVLTATLGGMFLCGANDLITIFVAPECFSLCSYLLSGYTKKDVRSNEATMKYLLMGGASSSILVHGFSWLYGSSGGEIELQEIVNGLINTQMYNSPGISIALIFITVGIGFKLSPAPSHQWTPDVYEGSPTPVVAFLSVTSKVAASASATRIFDIPFYFSSNEWHLLLEILAILSMILGNLIAITQTSMKRMLAYSSIGQIGYVIIGIIVGDSNDGYASMITYMLFYISMNLGTFACIVLFGLRTGTDNIRDYAGLYTKDPFLALSLALCLLSLGGLPPLAGFFGKLYLFWCGWQAGLYFLVLIGLLTSVVSIYYYLKIIKLLMTGRNQEITPHVRNYRRSPLRSNNSIELSMIVCVIASTIPGISMNPIIAIAQDSLF
- the rps7 gene encoding ribosomal protein S7, translating into MSRRGTAEKKTAKSDPIYRNRLVNMLVNRILKHGKKSLAYQIIYRAVKKIQQKTETNPLSVLRQAIRGVTPDITVKARRVGGSTHQVPIEIGSTQGKALAIRWLLAASRKRPGRNMAFKLSSELVDAAKGSGDAIRKKEETHRMAEANRAFAHFR
- the rps12 gene encoding ribosomal protein S12, which gives rise to MPTIKQLIRNTRQPIRNVTKSPALRGCPQRRGTCTRVYTITPKKPNSALRKVARVRLTSGFEITAYIPGIGHNLQEHSVVLVRGGRVKDLPGVRYHIVRGTLDAVGVKDRQQGRSKYGVKKPK
- a CDS encoding hypothetical protein (ORF131), which gives rise to MKIMVKIGFNCQLPLSEIGLTTDSEGTGVTSLFHSRVLMRFHAPLRPRKMDKFLFLGTHTRFVTTKRIMVTLPLTTSFMNFIVIEIHVLPRQNLELAILLPSRQRFTSVERMIHSDRHESPTTLPESMLYI
- a CDS encoding hypothetical protein (ORF70B); translated protein: MKFINEVVNGRVTIILFVVTNLVCVPKKRNLSIFRGLKGAWKRIRTLEWKRDVTPVPSESVVNPISDRGS